The Ascaphus truei isolate aAscTru1 chromosome 12, aAscTru1.hap1, whole genome shotgun sequence region GACCGGAACTTGGAGATATCAACGCTTGGAGCATGCGGCATGTGGATGATGAAGGCGTTGGGAAGAACCACCAGCTCATACtcctggggggggtggagggaaagagaaagaaagatcatAAGAAATAAAAGCATCAACTAATACTCAATAAGAAGGAACACCTACATCAGCTCCATCACCTGTTTCAGTGCCATTGGTAAGCAATAAGGGACTTGTTGTACCTGCGCATCCAGCTCCATGATGTGAGAAACTTTGTTCCAGCCGAAGCCCAGGAACCGCTGGTCATATTCTGGACAATCCCGTCTGACCACCACATACGGTTCAAAGTCGGGTGCCCAGTCCACATGGTACGGTGTGGTTGCAGTCCTCCACTTACCGTAGTTGGTGGGCGAGTGTCCCTTCTCCCACACGTGGTACCTAGGAGAGGCCATAGGTGAATGGGCTGCTGTCTGCATTATGTATAAGAATGCTAGGTGTCCTACTGATATAGACTTAAGTAGAACCCACGACACTGGATATAAAATTGAACAGTGTTCAGGCCTCCTCAAAACAGATTCATGGTCCTTCCCAATTAATTCAGACTCGTTGTTTTAGTTGGTGCCGTCCACCTTGACCAGAGTAAACTAATGGCAGTGAATAATTGAGTTTTAAcctaataaaataaacactttgACTGTTGCCTTCTTTGTCCCATTCAATCTTGTTTGCGTCAACCCAGGGCTAAGGTGGCACCCACTATGTGAGGGGCAATTGGCAGAGTTAACTTAATAAACCTATAGTTGCCATTAGGTCAGCGGTGCCTTATGTAGACCTATAAATGAAGTTCCATTACGGTGAGCTGGAAGATGAGGAACCCTTTGCAGAGGAGGGAATCTGCCTGAAGAGGTTACAATCTAAACAATGTAGTGGAAGACAAACCGATAAACAGGAATAAAGTGCTAGTAGAGAGCCGATCTCACCGGAAGGTGTACAGCGCCCCCATATCCAGCATGGAGAGCAGCTCCGCTTTGGATTTTGGGAAGGACAGGCGATAGCGCAGAGTTTCAAAGGCAGGGACTACAAAAGCCTTCTTGGTGCTGCCCGGGTCCTGCTGTGATATGGACTTCCTAAGCAAGGAGAAGGGAGGAAAAATTAGAGCGGACTGGGCAGAAGCAGAGAGAGATATGGGAtagaatgaaaataaataaaacggaggaggaggagagcacgGGAAACCGTGAAAGACACAAACCCTAGTAGAGAGATAGAAAGATATTGCATGTTCAGGAGAAGGAGATGGGGGCCTCAAAACTGACCGCAGGTTTTCGTACAGTCCATACATGGGCAGGAAGTCAATGTCCGACAGGAAGACGTAGGCCGTCTGTGCGTTGCGCAGTGCCACATTCCGCAGAAGGTTCACGGGGTAGAACTGCCCCTCCTTGTACACCACGTGGTACCCGATGTTGGTGCGAGACTGTAGGACCTCGGAGGCCTGAGCATAGCGCAGAAACTGCTGCGCCTCCGCGTCCGACAGGTACAGAGCCAGGCTCATCGGGCCCTCCCAGTGCCGGCAAATCAACTCCAGCATCTGCAGCCTAAGACCAGGTGAGAGCGAGAGAGCTACACCCCAAGGATGGACACCCTGGAATACATTCTACCCTCCTGTTATCCTGCTCGGTCACTGCATCCCCTGCTGTTCCTGTACAGACTTTCCTagcacacagctcccctgctATTCCTCTGCTGAGACACACGTCACTGCATGCAATCCTTGACCAGCAGCACCCCATTTCCCAGTAAGGAACAAACACATGCAGTAGTTCGTGCATCTCACCTAGAAgtgctctctgctattcctgtttCCCACCTCTGTCAGTTCACTTCTCCTGTACAAATACCCACACCGCCTCCTGGCCCTGCACTGACCTGTCCATGGAGAGCTGTGCCACCAGGGTGACATCACTAGGGTCTGGGACGAGAGGTTTGCgtgggaggaaggagagatgaaCGCGATGAGATGCCAGCTGCTCCCGGCGGAAGTCATAACAGGGATCCTCCTCATCCAGCTGTGCCAGTGCTACCTGCAACTGAGATGCAAGAAGGGAGGGTGTAAGCACAGAGGGGACCGAGTGGGgcgaggggggcagaggggatatgataaagaGGGACATTTTCCTTACAGAATTCTCTTGTGTAATCCCTCCATGTCAGTGCACAGCCGTGGGCCGTTAGGCCACTCTCCCTCCTTTAGGTGTTGCACCCAACAAAGGGTATATCTCCCCCCATTGTATGCACCTGTCCCTGCACTTTAAGAATGTGAATAAAGAAAGCAGAGCTCGCTCTGTTGGCTATACCACGTGCGGGGATTATTTGATACAAAAAGCATATATGATTTGGAGGCGGCTGAATGCAGGACGCTGCTTGCATCAGCAAGCTAGACACATGGAAGGGTAGCGGTGGCAAGGTTTATTCTGTGCATTAGACCACAGGTCCGCAGACTCTTGGAGGCTGCATAAAACTAGATGCTGCTCTCTGCTTGCCTCAATTGTTGGTCTAGCCAAGCACTCAAGAATGATAAAAGGAGGAGAGACTGGAGGTATTGCTGATGCACTGTTCTTAGAGGTGCTTGGAGATGAGCATCATTTAGATCCAACGcgagaaaaaggaaaaaaaaaaaattagtcttCCACTAGAATGAAATGGGTATTCCTGATTTGAAAAAAACGGGCATTCAACGTTGTACGTTTTGTCTACTCTATTAATGGTTCCAAAAATAAGAGTGGAGTACAAAACGCCAACCTGTCTGTGGGACTTCCATCAGAATCCTGCTCCGATTCATTGCTTCTGTGCCTTCACATTCGCTCAGATCTTGTGTTACTCCAGATGCCGTCCGTCTTTTGCTTGGGGGCGAAACTCTTCATAATAATTCGAGAGCATAATCCTGTGACATTAGCTGTGGTGGTAAGGGCCCACCTCTTCTTACTTTTCAAGAACCTTACCTCAGCCCCTACTGGAACAGCCGTCAAGGGAGTGAGCCCAGAAAGCCAAACCTTGCCGAGATATCGGTCTTCATTTCTGGACCCAGTGAAACTCCGATTGATGGGCTACTTTAACCTCTCTGTTGTCAGTAGGCATGAATATAGTGTCTAGTTTGTCTGAAGGATGTTTGGCATTTTggagtgaacacacacacacacacaaaattatcTTTCTATTCAGgaccaaataataataaaaaaaattaaaaaagaaggACTGACCGAGAAAGAACATGAGCTTGTTCTTGGATGAAATACCAGCTGCCCAAGCCTTCAAATCACAAAGCCACAATAAAGACGGATAATGACCGTGCTTGTAGCCTAGTTGTATCACGTGGACTATCCAATATAAAATCTGCTGGTATCGCACAATCATTTAATATCTCTTGCCTCGATGCAATTGTGTAACTCAAAGATTCATAGTGTGCGATAAACAGGCCACGGCAACTGCCGATTTGTAtgtggttcccaccgtggaaaacGGAAATTTGATGGACTATCAGGCATTTTCTCCTAGTCTCTCCATGGCAGCGCATAACATAAGGGAATAGGCTCTGCCCCTCTGAAGGTAGGACACAGACCAACCCGTTTGCAGCTTTAAGCTCCTCCTATGCCCACCTCAGGTCAGTTGTACGTCTAACCAAGCTGAACTATATACATATGCACCCAAGGAAACTAGGGAGAATGGGAGACAAGAAACAAAGTACAGCAAACACTAAATTACACAACCCTCCACTGGGCGCTGGTTTCCCCTTTTGTTGTCTTGGAAAGAGGAGAAATACATGTGTGGATCTTCtaaatcaggggcggccaactccagtcttcaaggtccaccaacaggtcaggttttaaggatatacctgcttcagcacaggtggctccgtcattatgcccttgaggacttggagttggccacccctgttctaaaggATTCTAGGAGATATACTGCAAGTCTTTATCACTAGCGCGACGTCGACGGTGTGTGCCACTATTTCATGGTTAATGTGACATTATTACAATGACTTTTTAATGAACATGTGTTCTTGTCCTGAAGTCGACTTTATCCTGGTGGCGAATGGGAGAGGGCGGAGGTTGGAAAGAATGCCTCTGGAGTGCCTCTAACAGAACCAGATAAACTACATAGAATAGATGGAGGATGGAGGAAATAGCCAGGGGTAATGGGAGGTAGAATGagggcaagtgggagtttggcaagcagggaggcACCAtatttaggctgcggccacggtgacagcgcgatcaaacacattgctaGCAATGTGATTGTCCAGCTTGAGCGAAAGTGTGCACGTTCCCGTGAGCGCACGGCGCCCAGCTGCTTGCAGAGACTAACAAATTTGTTTTTGCCGCTCGCTGGcccgtcacgtgagtggttcgcccaatgaggacaaCATGCTCCTTGACggcatggccgtgccccccgacacgccctcCCGAGTACGCAACTGGCTGACCACAAATCCGCCAAGATGAGCGCCAGCGCACTCAGCGCCACAGCCCAAGTACAGATATTACTATAAAACTTCTAAAGACAAAACCCAATTAGCGCAGAAagacaggagcagataagataacagactggggaaaaaacctgaaatgcatgctcCCCAATGCAAGAAGcccgacagataaaatgggggagcttgaatgtATAgatacaagggagcagtatgatattcataggcattactgaaacatggtgggatgaaactcatgactgggcagttaatatATAGGGTTTTCCAAACAAATAGAAgaagaggtggagtatgtttatatgttaaactggatctaaaacctattataagggaagatgtttatgaagggaatgatgaaaatgtagagaccttgtggatagaaattagcagtggaggtaaaagtataaagaaaatgtttgtggggatatgctataaaccaccaaatatctgtgagattgaggaagctaaaatacttttgcaaacgaagaaggcatcaaaactgtgtcatgtttgcataatgggtgattttaattatcgagacaaactggggcaatgagattagcattacaacgaaaaggaaacaggttttgggggtgcttaaagacaataatATGACCcaaattgaggaaccaaccaggagaggggcagtactggatttggtcatatcaaacaatgtagaagaatTAACCAAATGTtacaggacttgaatatttgggtaacagtgatcataacatggtctcatttgaaataaaaattatcaaaaaaaaacagattacttgggttcaacaaagtaaactttaaaaaactttaaaaaagcagattttaataaactgaggtctaatctacaagtaatacactgggatgatgtttttgcagggaaaaatgtataagataaatgggcagtctttaaaacattgttagaaaagcacactcatcagtgtacctccttgggtaataaatataaaataaataagtaaaaaccaaatgtggctaaataaacaggtaggggaggaaatggacaagaagaggcaggcttttagattctttaagtcagaagggacggaggcatcgtatcagaatgataaggaatgtaacagaaattgcaaaaggacaatcaattgagcaaaaatggataatgaaaaaaggattgcaacagaaagtaagatcaaccctaaaaaattctttaagtaccataataacaaaaaaaaaaaaaatgagaaaaggaaaTTATAGGACCCTtctgtgtgagatgggcaggcagattattggagataaggaacaATAAGCGgctttaaacaaattatttgcctctgtgtttaccagggaagaatccgtTCCAATAACAGTGCCGCAggtggaagccacaacctccatatcaGTGGCTTTCAACACTTTTTTGCTTCGGGAACCCCAGAATTTGATTTTGAAATtttgaaccccaaccctcaccccctccccgtcGCCCcgttctctccacccccctcccgtctctctctcccccttgcgcgtgtgccacacacacacacacacacacacacacacacacacacacacacgttatatttacAGGGCATTTACTGTAGAATAAGAGGAAGATTA contains the following coding sequences:
- the LARGE2 gene encoding xylosyl- and glucuronyltransferase LARGE2 produces the protein MIGWEEMWRLTAERELMSMLSTSLADQDIFNAVIKGSPSLVCELPCYWNVQLSDHTRSEQCYTELADLKVIHWNSPHKLRVKNKHVELFRTLYLTFLEYDGSLLRRELIGCPSDGEQRSHTLQVALAQLDEEDPCYDFRREQLASHRVHLSFLPRKPLVPDPSDVTLVAQLSMDRLQMLELICRHWEGPMSLALYLSDAEAQQFLRYAQASEVLQSRTNIGYHVVYKEGQFYPVNLLRNVALRNAQTAYVFLSDIDFLPMYGLYENLRKSISQQDPGSTKKAFVVPAFETLRYRLSFPKSKAELLSMLDMGALYTFRYHVWEKGHSPTNYGKWRTATTPYHVDWAPDFEPYVVVRRDCPEYDQRFLGFGWNKVSHIMELDAQEYELVVLPNAFIIHMPHAPSVDISKFRSSSNYRSCVQMLKDEFHQDLSRRYGSAALKYLTAERSR